The following proteins are co-located in the Streptomyces sp. NBC_00435 genome:
- a CDS encoding AMP-dependent synthetase/ligase, protein MSDTQTLIENRPPTVATLFLERVAATPNTEAYRYPVPAADGKGGPDDWKSLSWGQAAERVFAIAAGIIDLGIQPEQRVALASNTRVEWILADLGVMCAGGAVTTIYPSTNAEESAFILSDSESRILIAEDAAQLAKARERRADLPELAHVVVLEAADAIAADGDPEGWVLSLADLEARGREYLAKHPEAVKERIAAITADQLATLIYTSGTTGRPKGVRLPHDNWSYMAKATVATGLITKDDVQYLWLPLAHVFGKVLTSGQIEVGHVTAVDGRIDKIIENLPIVQPTYMAAVPRIFEKVYNGVAAKARAGGGAKYKIFQWSVGVAREYAKVTQDNFRRTGQATAPFGLATKHKIADALVFSKLREAFGGNLRAAVSGASALAPEIGYFFSGAGIHILEGYGLTESSAASFVNPGEAYRTGTVGKPLPGTEVRIADDGEVLLRGPGIMQGYHGQPEKTAEVLEADGWLHTGDIGELSADGYLRITDRKKDLIKTSGGKYVAPAEIEGQFKAICPYVSSIVVHGADRNFCSALIALDEPSILVWAADNGLEGRTYSQVLAAPETNRLIETYVQTLNEGLQRWQTVKKFRLLPRDLDVEHGDLTPSLKLKRPVVEREFKHLIDEMYEGSREA, encoded by the coding sequence GTGAGCGACACACAGACCTTGATCGAGAACCGCCCGCCCACCGTGGCGACCCTCTTCCTGGAGCGTGTCGCCGCCACGCCGAACACCGAGGCCTACCGCTACCCGGTCCCCGCCGCGGACGGGAAGGGCGGACCGGACGACTGGAAGTCCCTCAGCTGGGGCCAGGCCGCCGAGCGGGTCTTCGCCATCGCGGCCGGAATCATCGACCTCGGGATCCAGCCGGAGCAGCGCGTGGCGCTCGCCTCCAACACCCGGGTGGAGTGGATCCTCGCGGACCTCGGCGTGATGTGCGCCGGCGGCGCCGTGACCACCATCTACCCGAGCACCAACGCCGAGGAGTCGGCGTTCATCCTGTCCGACTCCGAGAGCCGGATCCTGATCGCCGAGGACGCCGCGCAGCTGGCCAAGGCCCGCGAGCGGCGCGCCGACCTGCCCGAGCTCGCCCACGTGGTGGTCCTGGAGGCCGCCGACGCGATCGCGGCCGACGGCGACCCCGAGGGCTGGGTGCTCTCCCTCGCCGATCTGGAGGCGCGCGGCCGCGAGTACCTGGCCAAGCACCCCGAGGCGGTCAAGGAGCGGATCGCGGCCATCACCGCCGACCAGCTCGCCACCCTCATCTACACCTCCGGCACCACCGGGCGCCCCAAGGGTGTCCGGCTGCCGCACGACAACTGGTCGTACATGGCCAAGGCCACGGTGGCCACCGGCCTGATCACCAAGGACGACGTCCAGTACCTCTGGCTGCCGCTCGCGCACGTCTTCGGCAAGGTGCTCACCTCCGGCCAGATCGAGGTCGGTCACGTCACCGCCGTGGACGGCCGGATCGACAAGATCATCGAGAACCTGCCGATCGTCCAGCCGACCTACATGGCGGCCGTCCCGCGCATCTTCGAGAAGGTGTACAACGGGGTCGCGGCCAAGGCCCGGGCCGGCGGCGGCGCCAAGTACAAGATCTTCCAGTGGTCCGTCGGCGTCGCCCGGGAGTACGCCAAGGTCACCCAGGACAACTTCCGCCGCACGGGCCAGGCCACCGCGCCCTTCGGTCTCGCCACCAAGCACAAGATCGCCGACGCGCTCGTCTTCTCCAAGCTCCGCGAGGCGTTCGGCGGCAACCTGCGGGCCGCCGTCTCCGGCGCCTCCGCGCTCGCCCCCGAGATCGGCTACTTCTTCTCCGGCGCCGGCATCCACATCCTGGAGGGGTACGGGCTCACGGAGTCCAGCGCCGCCTCCTTCGTCAACCCGGGCGAGGCCTACCGCACCGGCACGGTCGGCAAGCCGCTCCCCGGCACCGAGGTCCGCATCGCCGACGACGGCGAGGTCCTGCTGCGCGGCCCCGGCATCATGCAGGGCTACCACGGGCAGCCCGAGAAGACCGCCGAGGTCCTGGAGGCCGACGGCTGGCTGCACACGGGGGACATCGGCGAGCTCTCGGCGGACGGCTACCTGCGCATCACCGACCGCAAGAAGGACCTGATCAAGACCTCGGGCGGCAAGTACGTCGCCCCGGCCGAGATCGAGGGCCAGTTCAAGGCGATCTGCCCGTACGTCTCCAGCATCGTGGTCCACGGAGCCGACCGGAACTTCTGCTCCGCGCTCATCGCCCTGGACGAGCCCTCCATCCTGGTCTGGGCCGCCGACAACGGGCTGGAGGGCAGGACGTACTCCCAGGTCCTGGCCGCTCCCGAGACCAACCGGCTCATCGAGACCTACGTCCAGACCCTCAACGAGGGCCTGCAGCGCTGGCAGACGGTCAAGAAGTTCCGCCTCCTGCCGCGCGACCTCGACGTGGAGCACGGCGACCTCACCCCCAGCCTCAAGCTGAAGCGTCCGGTCGTCGAGCGCGAGTTCAAGCACCTCATCGACGAGATGTACGAGGGCTCGCGCGAGGCGTAG
- the holA gene encoding DNA polymerase III subunit delta: protein MATRKNSTDDPLAPITLAVGQEDLLLDRAVREVVTAARAADADTDLRDLASEQLQPGTLAELTSPSLFSERKVLIVRNAHDLSADTVKEVRAYLAAPFEEISLVLLHAGGVKGKGLLDAARKAGAREIACPKMTKPADRMAFVRGEFRTLGRSATPEACQTLVDAIGSDLRELASAAAQLCADVEGTIDESVVGRYYTGRAEASSFTVADRAVEGRAAEALEALRWSLSTGVAPVLITSALAQAVRAIGKLASAPRGARPGDLARDLGMPPWKIDRVRQQMRGWSADGVSDALRAVAAADAGVKGGGDDPEYALEKAVVAVARAARPQRG from the coding sequence ATGGCCACCAGGAAGAATTCCACCGACGATCCGCTCGCCCCGATCACCCTCGCGGTGGGGCAGGAGGACCTGCTGCTCGACCGTGCCGTACGGGAGGTGGTGACGGCCGCGCGAGCCGCCGACGCCGACACGGACCTGCGCGACCTCGCCTCCGAGCAGCTCCAGCCCGGCACGCTGGCCGAGCTGACCAGCCCCTCGCTGTTCTCGGAGCGCAAGGTGCTGATCGTGCGCAACGCGCACGACCTCTCGGCGGACACGGTCAAGGAGGTCAGGGCGTACCTCGCCGCGCCCTTCGAGGAGATCAGCCTCGTCCTGCTGCACGCGGGCGGAGTCAAGGGCAAGGGGCTGCTGGACGCCGCCCGCAAGGCCGGTGCCCGCGAGATCGCCTGCCCGAAGATGACGAAGCCGGCGGACCGGATGGCGTTCGTACGGGGCGAGTTCCGCACGCTGGGGCGTTCCGCCACGCCGGAGGCCTGCCAGACGCTGGTCGACGCGATCGGCAGCGATCTGCGGGAGCTGGCGAGCGCGGCGGCGCAGTTGTGCGCGGACGTCGAGGGCACGATCGACGAGTCCGTGGTCGGCCGCTACTACACGGGCCGGGCGGAGGCGTCGAGCTTCACGGTCGCCGACCGGGCGGTCGAGGGCCGGGCCGCGGAGGCCCTGGAGGCCCTGCGCTGGTCCCTGTCCACCGGGGTGGCCCCGGTCCTGATCACCAGCGCGCTGGCCCAGGCGGTGCGGGCGATCGGGAAGCTGGCCTCGGCCCCGCGGGGGGCACGTCCCGGCGATCTCGCGCGGGACCTCGGCATGCCGCCGTGGAAGATCGACCGGGTCCGCCAGCAGATGCGCGGGTGGTCGGCGGACGGGGTCTCGGACGCGCTGCGCGCGGTGGCCGCGGCCGACGCGGGGGTCAAGGGCGGGGGCGACGATCCGGAGTACGCGCTGGAGAAGGCGGTCGTCGCGGTTGCGCGGGCCGCGCGGCCGCAGCGCGGCTGA
- the lepA gene encoding translation elongation factor 4: MPAIPSHVPEPSRTDPALIRNFCIIAHIDHGKSTLADRMLQLTGVVDSRQMRAQYLDRMDIERERGITIKSQAVRLPWAPTEGEDKGNTHILNMIDTPGHVDFTYEVSRSLAACEGTVLLVDAAQGIEAQTLANLYLAMEKDLAIVPVLNKIDLPAAQPEKFAEELANLVGCQPEDVLRVSAKTGLGVDALLDKIVATVPAPVGPKDAPARAMIFDSVYDSYRGVVTYVRVVDGQLNKRERIRMMSTGATHELLEIGVSSPEMTPADGIGVGEVGYIITGVKDVRQSKVGDTITSLNNGATEALGGYKDPRPMVFSGLYPLDGSDYPDLREALDKLQLNDAALVYEPETSAALGFGFRVGFLGLLHLDVVRERLEREFGLDLIATAPNVVYRVVLEDGKEVTVTNPSEFPEGKIRDVFEPVVRATLLAPSEFIGAIMELCQQRRGTLLGMDYLSEDRVEIRYTLPLAEIVFDFFDQLKSKTRGYASLDYEPTGEQASGLVKVDILLHGDKVDAFSAVTHKDAAYAYGVRLVAKLRELIPRQAFEIPIQAAVGSRVIARETIRAIRKDVLAKCYGGDISRKRKLLEKQKEGKKRMKMVGSVEVPQEAFIAVLSSDESGGKKK; this comes from the coding sequence GTGCCCGCGATCCCCAGCCACGTGCCCGAGCCGAGCCGTACCGACCCGGCGCTGATCCGCAATTTCTGCATCATCGCGCACATCGACCACGGCAAGTCGACCCTTGCCGACCGGATGCTCCAGCTCACCGGCGTGGTGGACTCGCGGCAGATGCGCGCCCAGTACCTCGACCGCATGGACATCGAGCGTGAGCGCGGCATCACGATCAAGTCCCAGGCGGTCCGACTGCCCTGGGCACCCACCGAGGGTGAGGACAAGGGCAACACCCACATCCTCAACATGATCGACACCCCCGGGCACGTCGACTTCACGTACGAGGTCTCGCGCTCCCTCGCCGCCTGTGAGGGCACGGTCCTCCTGGTGGACGCCGCCCAGGGCATCGAGGCGCAGACCCTCGCCAACCTGTACCTGGCGATGGAGAAGGACCTCGCGATCGTCCCGGTCCTGAACAAGATCGACCTGCCGGCCGCCCAGCCGGAGAAGTTCGCCGAGGAGCTCGCGAACCTGGTCGGCTGCCAGCCCGAGGACGTCCTGCGGGTCTCGGCCAAGACCGGTCTCGGCGTGGACGCGCTCCTCGACAAGATCGTCGCCACGGTCCCGGCCCCGGTCGGTCCCAAGGACGCCCCGGCCCGCGCGATGATCTTCGACTCGGTGTACGACTCGTACCGCGGTGTCGTGACCTACGTCCGTGTCGTCGACGGCCAGCTCAACAAGCGCGAGCGCATCCGGATGATGTCCACCGGCGCCACCCACGAGCTGCTGGAGATCGGTGTCTCCTCCCCGGAGATGACCCCGGCCGACGGCATCGGCGTCGGCGAGGTGGGCTACATCATCACCGGCGTGAAGGACGTCCGTCAGTCCAAGGTCGGTGACACCATCACCAGCCTGAACAACGGCGCGACCGAGGCCCTCGGCGGCTACAAGGACCCGCGTCCGATGGTCTTCTCGGGCCTGTACCCGCTCGACGGCTCGGACTACCCCGACCTGCGCGAGGCCCTGGACAAGCTCCAGCTCAACGACGCCGCGCTGGTCTACGAGCCGGAGACCTCGGCGGCGCTGGGCTTCGGCTTCCGCGTGGGATTCCTCGGCCTGCTCCACCTGGACGTGGTGCGCGAGCGCCTGGAGCGCGAGTTCGGCCTCGACCTCATCGCCACCGCGCCGAACGTGGTCTACCGCGTCGTCCTCGAGGACGGCAAGGAGGTCACCGTCACCAACCCGAGCGAGTTCCCCGAGGGCAAGATCAGGGACGTGTTCGAGCCGGTCGTCCGGGCCACCCTGCTCGCGCCCTCCGAGTTCATCGGCGCGATCATGGAGCTCTGCCAGCAGCGCCGCGGCACTCTCCTCGGGATGGACTACCTCTCCGAGGACCGGGTGGAGATCCGCTACACGCTCCCGCTCGCGGAGATCGTCTTCGACTTCTTCGACCAGCTGAAGTCCAAGACGCGCGGTTACGCCTCGCTCGACTACGAACCCACCGGCGAGCAGGCCTCCGGCCTGGTCAAGGTCGACATCCTGCTGCACGGCGACAAGGTCGACGCCTTCTCCGCCGTCACGCACAAGGACGCCGCCTACGCCTACGGCGTGCGCCTGGTCGCCAAGCTGCGCGAGCTGATCCCGCGGCAGGCATTCGAGATCCCGATCCAGGCGGCCGTCGGCTCGCGCGTCATCGCCCGCGAGACCATCCGCGCCATCCGCAAGGACGTCCTCGCCAAGTGCTACGGCGGTGACATCTCCCGTAAGCGGAAGCTGCTGGAGAAGCAGAAGGAAGGCAAGAAGCGCATGAAGATGGTCGGCTCCGTGGAGGTCCCCCAGGAGGCCTTCATCGCCGTCCTCTCCAGCGACGAGTCCGGCGGCAAGAAGAAGTAG
- a CDS encoding YceI family protein → MFGRRRGMETAGSAGSQTSATLTLPHTACLLTCRVLDTVHQPVRQAKFEVTDPIGRRIVGGETDPYGGFTAAVPAGEYRLTVTAEGYAPFHGATLVGDPAQPGTREIVLDAVEPPLLPQPGHWELDPAHSTIGFSARHIGFARINGRFNTFAGAVRIADRMEDSSMRVIIDAASIDTGLRMRDDHLRSADFLDAARHPTVEFYSERFIHRSGSRWTVAGALTLHGVSRSVTLDTRYLGLGAGLEGEPRAACRATAALHREDFTLNWQSILAHGVAAIGSNVDVELDMQVVHKA, encoded by the coding sequence ATGTTCGGTCGCAGACGGGGGATGGAGACGGCGGGAAGCGCCGGTTCCCAGACTTCCGCGACACTGACACTTCCTCATACGGCGTGTCTGCTCACCTGCCGGGTCCTCGACACGGTCCACCAGCCGGTCAGGCAGGCCAAGTTCGAGGTGACCGACCCGATCGGCCGGCGGATCGTCGGCGGGGAGACCGATCCGTACGGCGGGTTCACGGCGGCCGTGCCCGCGGGCGAGTACCGGCTGACGGTCACGGCCGAGGGCTACGCGCCCTTCCACGGGGCGACGCTGGTGGGGGACCCGGCGCAGCCCGGCACCAGGGAGATCGTCCTCGACGCGGTGGAGCCGCCGCTGCTGCCGCAGCCGGGCCACTGGGAGCTCGACCCGGCGCACTCCACGATCGGGTTCTCGGCCCGGCACATCGGCTTCGCCCGGATCAACGGACGGTTCAACACCTTCGCCGGCGCGGTCCGGATAGCCGACCGCATGGAGGACTCCTCCATGCGCGTGATCATCGACGCGGCGAGCATCGACACGGGTCTGCGGATGCGGGACGACCACCTGCGCTCCGCGGACTTCCTGGACGCGGCCCGCCACCCGACGGTGGAGTTCTACAGCGAGCGGTTCATCCACCGCAGTGGCAGCCGGTGGACCGTGGCGGGCGCTCTCACCCTCCACGGGGTCAGCCGGTCCGTCACCCTGGACACGCGGTACCTGGGCCTGGGCGCGGGCCTGGAGGGCGAACCGCGGGCCGCCTGCCGGGCCACGGCAGCACTGCACCGGGAGGACTTCACGCTGAACTGGCAGTCGATCCTGGCGCACGGGGTCGCGGCGATCGGTTCCAACGTGGACGTGGAACTGGACATGCAGGTCGTGCACAAGGCCTGA
- the rpsT gene encoding 30S ribosomal protein S20 — translation MANIKSQVKRNKTNEKARLRNKAVKSSLKTAIRKAREAVLAGDVEKATVASRDASRALDKAVSKGVIHKNAAANKKSALATKVAALQG, via the coding sequence GTGGCGAACATCAAGTCCCAGGTCAAGCGCAACAAGACGAACGAGAAGGCGCGCCTGCGCAACAAGGCCGTCAAGTCCTCGCTCAAGACCGCGATCCGCAAGGCCCGTGAGGCTGTCCTCGCCGGTGACGTCGAGAAGGCCACCGTGGCTTCCCGTGACGCTTCCCGTGCGCTCGACAAGGCCGTCTCGAAGGGTGTCATCCACAAGAACGCCGCCGCCAACAAGAAGTCGGCGCTGGCCACCAAGGTTGCCGCCCTTCAGGGCTGA